Below is a window of Deltaproteobacteria bacterium DNA.
CGGCCGAAGCTCTCCCCGTTTTTGCCCCTCCTCTAACATGGAGTGGAGATATTCAAGGGATAAGGCCCGAACGGCATGGATGAGCTCTCCACGCATAGGTATGGAGCGCTCATGCACAATGCGAAGATACACGTTGAACACCTTAGGATTCTTTCGCACAAACGCCACGCCGGCCAGAAGGGTCTCCCGGATCCGCTCGAATACATCCAGGTCCTCGGTTTCGGAGCGCACACGCTTCAGATAATCCTTCACCGTGAGGATCGCATGTTCGAAAACGAAAAGGAAGAGACCATTCTTGTTTCGAAAATACTGAAATATGGAGCCCTTGGATATGCCGAGGGTGGTCGCGAGCCGATTGACACTGGCCCCTTTAAAGCCGTTATCGGAGAACTCCGATACGGCCGCTTTCATGATGCGCTTCTGTTTACTCGGCTCCAAATTTTGAAAGGTTTTTGAAACAGTGTAAAAAATCTGTGTATTCATTGAAATACTATAACTAAAATAGTTGGAGAAGACAGCCAAAAACCAAGCGAATCGTTTTGATCAGTTCGCTTCCGCAGGATCCGAAACATACGGACTGCGGAGATTCACACAAAGGGGGCATTATGCTGGGACATCGAAAGGGAAGGACGGTCAGGGCAGGCATCATACTGGTATTTATGGGTTTGCTGGCTCAGGCTACACCGGTAATGGCGGATCGTTACTCCATCGAACGGGAGGCGATGGTGCTCAGACAGATCGAGGGCAGAGGCGTCAGCGACCCGAAGGTTTTGCAGGTCATGCGAG
It encodes the following:
- a CDS encoding TetR/AcrR family transcriptional regulator — its product is MKAAVSEFSDNGFKGASVNRLATTLGISKGSIFQYFRNKNGLFLFVFEHAILTVKDYLKRVRSETEDLDVFERIRETLLAGVAFVRKNPKVFNVYLRIVHERSIPMRGELIHAVRALSLEYLHSMLEEGQKRGELRPDVNLKRTAFFLDAILDRFLQAYNVPHLDGGLDVFHAAEDAVNQWADELVELLRSGLGK